A genomic segment from Triticum dicoccoides isolate Atlit2015 ecotype Zavitan chromosome 1A, WEW_v2.0, whole genome shotgun sequence encodes:
- the LOC119291158 gene encoding photosynthetic NDH subunit of subcomplex B 3, chloroplastic-like, whose translation MAATSSAALFSVLPLPTASPAYARAGSSHYRPTRSTAALSPIRCSAASPDLSPGAPAPAPPKPQIELEFLGPKPGADGSYPVDRAAAVSGDKLLRDVMVENKIELYAAYGKLMNCGGGGSCGTCIVEIIDGKELLSPRTDAENRYLKKKPESWRLTCQTIVGNKENSGKVVVQRLPQWKK comes from the exons ATGGCGGCCACGAGCTCCGCGGCGCTCTTCTCCGTCCTCCCCCTCCCCACAGCCTCCCCGGCCTACGCCAGGGCAGGCAGCAGCCATTACAGGCCCACGCGCTCCACCGCGGCCTTGTCCCCCATCAGATGCTCTGCCGCCTCGCCCGACCTTTCGCCCGGcgcaccggcgccggcgccgcccaAGCCCCAAATCGAGCTCGAGTTCCTCGGG CCGAAGCCGGGCGCCGACGGGTCGTACCCGGTGGACAGGGCGGCGGCGGTCAGCGGCGACAAGCTCCTCCGGGACGTCATGGTCGAGAACAAGATCGAGCTCTACGCGGCATAC GGGAAGCTGATgaactgcggcggcggcggcagctgcggCACCTGCATCGTCGAG ATTATCGACGGGAAGGAGCTCCTGAGCCCAAGGACAGACGCCGAGAATCGTTACCTGAAGAAG AAACCGGAGTCATGGAGGCTTACCTGCCAGACGATCGTCGGGAACAAGGAGAACTCCGGCAAG GTCGTCGTCCAACGGCTGCCCCAGTGGAAGAAATGA
- the LOC119355529 gene encoding zinc finger protein GIS3-like: MERISSTHTHTPQQTEPVAKQALMESRSTARGGDRGQLDHHRQVLLLRPAAAWSYASAAGVSWPAQRPPSSSYTCGYCKREFRSAQALGGHMNVHRRERARIRHYYCSAYPAAPAPAPAAVHRDWVPNLNFSPPHCPGGDYGGTSTATPAVYSFFSTAAAAEAAKATLVVDLELGVGGGGGGLDLELRLGCS; this comes from the exons ATGGA GCGCATCAgttccacacacacacatacaccgcAACAAACGGAGCCAGTAGCTAAGCAAGCTTTGATGGAGAGCAGGAGCACCGCGAGAGGAGGAGACCGCGGCCAGCTAGACCACCACCGGCAGGTGCTGCTGCTGAGGCCGGCTGCGGCGTGGAGCTACGCCTCCGCCGCCGGCGTGTCGTGGCCGGCGCAGAGGCCGCCGTCGTCTTCGTACACGTGCGGCTACTGCAAGAGGGAGTTCCGGTCGGCGCAGGCGCTCGGGGGGCACATGAACGTGCACCGCCGGGAGAGGGCCAGGATCCGCCACTACTACTGCTCCGCCTACCCCGCGGCTCCAGCTCCAGCCCCTGCTGCTGTCCACAGGGACTGGGTGCCCAACCTCAACTtctcgccgccgcattgccccggtGGCGACTATGGCGGCACATCCACGGCGACCCCGGCCGTCTACAGCTTCTTCTCCACCGCGGCGGCCGCGGAGGCGGCCAAGGCTACGTTGGTGGTGGACCTGGAGCTGGGGgtcggaggagggggaggaggtttGGATCTTGAGCTTAGGCTTGGCTGCTCTTGA